In Spodoptera frugiperda isolate SF20-4 chromosome 13, AGI-APGP_CSIRO_Sfru_2.0, whole genome shotgun sequence, the following are encoded in one genomic region:
- the LOC118270707 gene encoding TGF-beta-activated kinase 1 and MAP3K7-binding protein 1-like encodes MIARPWTDDLPKCKNSCVASYFSRLGGGNTNTTDDYLCFYCQTEDNFSLYGVFEPHNGLDAARFIMQRMAAEILFPPPSANTDEEIRERLRNAFISVEKAYIENYDGMIAERTSLQYQLQTLNETQVSQNYNILARLKEIDVHLSGGAAVVIALVHANKLFVAHVGDTRALLCRTDDNAVLRVVQLTVDHSLNNEDELLRLQQLGLDVNKLRNSQYLGNQTGTRCLGNYLVKGLYKAFPTISAAVTEPVIAAPEIHGPIILDESCRFLVLVSAGVYKRIQEAKGSYEQTNKQLAQLIVENFRKHDFRMVSQSVLEEIEQEFVSYCVKNSLTPKPNTHMSLLIRNFNFLPTNEDEIPPTHSVTKNASVRFNPIVQSKSNTLLNEIDSEIYSSGTNEIETNDSNIDTNRSIESTSDIYPVGRPFDRDRKIKGYVDFSCYFENVAKARKNGTLPDFIK; translated from the exons ATGATAGCAAGGCCGTGGACAGACGATTTACCGAAATGCAAAAATTCTTGTGTAGCATCTTATTTTTCGCGATTAGGAGGAGGGAATACAAATACCACTGATGACTACCTGTGTTTTTACTGCCAGACTGAAGATAATTT TTCCCTCTATGGAGTATTTGAGCCACACAATGGACTGGACGCAGCGAGGTTCATCATGCAGAGGATGGCTGCTGAGATCCTGTTCCCACCACCATCAGCTAACACTGACGAGGAGATTAGAGAAAGACTGAG GAATGCATTCATATCAGTGGAGAAGGCATACATAGAGAACTATGATGGTATGATTGCAGAGAGGACAAGTCTACAATATCAGTTGCAGACACTCAATGAGACACAG GTATCCCAAAACTACAACATCTTGGCCCGTCTAAAAGAGATAGACGTGCACCTGTCAGGCGGTGCAGCAGTGGTGATAGCACTGGTGCATGCCAACAAACTGTTCGTGGCCCACGTGGGAGACACCAGGGCGCTGCTCTGTAGGACTGATGATAATGCTGTGCTGAGGGTCGTGCAGCTCACCGTGGATCATAGTCTGAATAACGAGGATGAGCTGTTGAGGCTCCAGCAGTTGGGGCTTGATGTTAATAAGTTGAGGAATT CACAATACCTAGGCAACCAGACCGGTACACGGTGCCTAGGCAACTACCTAGTCAAAGGACTGTACAAGGCGTTCCCTACAATCAGCGCGGCCGTCACGGAGCCCGTCATAGCTGCTCCTGAGATACACGGGCCTATTATACTGGATGAGTCTTgcag ATTCCTAGTCCTGGTAAGCGCAGGAGTGTACAAACGCATACAAGAAGCGAAAGGCAGCTACGAACAAACTAACAAGCAGTTAGCACAGTTAATAGTAGAGAACTTCAGGAAACATGACTTCAGGATGGTCAGCCAATCAGTCCTTGAAGAAATAGAACAAGAATTCGTTTCCTACTGCGTTAAAAACAGTCTGACACCAAAACCAAACACCCACATGTCATTGTTAATAAGAAATTTCAACTTTTTACCCACAAATGAAGATGAAATCCCACCAACACACAGTGTAACGAAAAACGCATCAGTCCGATTCAATCCGATTGTCCAATCAAAATCGAATACGTTACTCAACGAAATCGATTCGGAGATTTACTCGTCTGGTACGAATGAGATTGAAACGAACGATTCTAATATCGATACTAATCGGTCTATTGAATCGACTTCAGATATTTATCCTGTGGGCAGACCGTTTGATAGGGATCGGAAAATCAAGGGTTATGTCGACTTTTcttgttattttgaaaatgtggCGAAGGCTAGGAAGAATGGGACGCTGCCtgattttattaaatga
- the LOC118270701 gene encoding 26S proteasome regulatory subunit 10B, whose translation MPAGPSTMDGLREKAFQDYRKKLMEHKEVESRLKEMRDKLKDITKQYDKSENDLKALQSVGQIVGEVLKQLTEEKFIVKATNGPRYVVGCRRQLDKQKLKGGTRVALDMTTLTIMRHLPREVDPLVYNMSHEDPGDVTYSAIGGLQEQIRQLREVIELPLMNPELFVRVGITPPKGCLLYGPPGTGKTLLARAVASQLDANFLKVVSSAIVDKYIGESARLIREMFNYARDHQPCIIFMDEIDAIGGRRFSEGTSADREIQRTLMELLNQMDGFDSLGQVKIIMATNRPDTLDPALLRPGRLDRKIEIPLPNEQARLEILKIHAAPIAKHGEMDYEAVVKLSDTFNGADLRNVCTEAGLFAIRAEREYIIQEDLMKAVRKVADNKKLESKLDYKPV comes from the exons atgCCTGCCGGACCCTCAACGATGGACGGGCTACGTGAAAAAGCCTTTCAGGATTACAGAAAGAAGCTGATGGAACACAAAGAAGTCGAATCTAGGCTGAAAGAAA TGAGAGACAAACTAAAAGACATTACCAAACAGTATGACAAGAGTGAGAATGACCTGAAAGCTCTGCAGAGTGTCGGTCAGATCGTCGGAGAGGTGCTCAAGCAGCTGACTGAGGAGAAAT TCATTGTGAAAGCAACAAATGGTCCTCGCTACGTGGTTGGGTGTCGCAGACAGCTGGACAAGCAGAAGCTGAAGGGAGGCACCAGGGTCGCACTCGACATGACCACACTCACCATCATGAGGCATTTACCTAGAGAG GTTGATCCCCTAGTATACAACATGAGCCACGAAGACCCTGGTGATGTCACATACTCCGCCATCGGAGGTCTGCAGGAACAGATCCGACAGCTCAGAGAG GTTATTGAGCTACCCCTGATGAACCCAGAGCTATTCGTACGTGTGGGCATCACTCCTCCCAAGGGTTGTCTGCTATACGGACCTCCTGGTACCGGAAAGACTCTGCTCGCCAGGGCTGTGGCCTCACAACTTGATGCTAACTTCTTGAAG GTGGTATCCTCAGCCATCGTAGACAAGTACATCGGCGAGTCGGCGCGTCTCATCCGAGAGATGTTCAACTACGCGCGCGACCACCAGCCCTGCATCATATTCATGGACGAGATCGATGCTATTG GTGGCCGTCGTTTCTCCGAAGGTACAAGTGCTGACCGTGAGATCCAGCGTACGTTGATGGAGTTGCTGAACCAAATggacgggttcgattccctgggaCAGGTGAAGATCATCATGGCCACCAACCGACCTGACACCCTGGACCCTGCTCTCCTCAGACCTGGTAGACTGGACAGGAAGATTGAGATTCCATTGCCTAATGAGCAGGCTAG ACTAGAAATCCTGAAGATCCACGCGGCGCCCATAGCTAAACACGGCGAGATGGACTACGAGGCGGTGGTGAAGCTGTCGGACACGTTCAACGGCGCCGACCTCCGGAACGTCTGCACCGAGGCCGGGCTCTTCGCCATACGGGCCGAGAGGGAGTATATTATACAG GAGGACCTAATGAAAGCAGTCCGCAAGGTGGCCGACAACAAGAAGTTGGAGAGCAAGCTGGACTACAAGCCTGTTTAA